The Atribacterota bacterium genome contains the following window.
TCTATGGTCATGTGTGCTGTTCTCCTTCCTATTAGATTTTGTTTTATCAACTATATTCTATAGGAAAGACAACATGCATGACCAGTTTTTTTAAACTAAACTGTTAACACTACTCGAAATTAGTACACAAATTCTACAATCAGTTATTCTATATTAATATAGATACTTACTTCATACTTCAGGTAAAAGTAGTTAGTAAAAATATCTTTTGGTTAGGGTATAGAAATATTTATTTTTTTATAGAAATAGAAACATCTTTTGGAATAATGCTGACTAAATTAACATCTGAGGGTATTTCAGCTTGAACCTGAGCTGTTTCTATTCCTATATCGGAAAGATTTACAAAAATTTTTATGTCTTCTTCTTTAATATTTTTTATAATATTAGTTTTTCCAGATATCGTTACATCGGCTGTTTCTGGTATTAATTGAAAATTTATGAAGGGAGAAGCTTCTCTTGGTTCAATTTTTATATTTTGGAATATTTTTTCTTCTTCTCTCTCCTCTACTTGGATTTGTACCTCAACTAGTGTTTCCTGATTTTCTGCAAGATATATACCTTCAGTCATTATGGGAGGTACCTTTACAGTTAGAGTCTTTGAAATTCCATTTACATCAATAGGAATTGTTTCTAAAAAATCTATATTGATAATTTTGGTATATTCACCATAAATATTAAAGCTATTTGGATTAGCTTCAATTTTTGAGATGTAAAATCCTGGGGCTGGTTTGCCGATAATACGAGGTTTTATTTCTAATATTTTTTCAGGATAACCTTCTCTTACCTGTATGGATACAAACACCTTTTCTGGATTTATTTTAAGATTATTTAAGACAGCGTTATCTTTCGCATAAACAATAACATTTTCTTCCCTATTTATATTTTTGTTTATTGCTGAAATATCAATATCAATTCTCACCTGATCAATTATTTTATGAATTGATTCAGGTACAGTAATAAAAACATTTTTAGGAATAATTTCTGGTTCATCTTTTAAAGAATATCCCCTTTCAGGTAAGCCAATTAAATTATACTCAATTAAATATTCTTTACTTATAATTTTCTCTAATATTATACGAACGTCTGCTGGAATAATTTTAACAATTTCTGTATTCCTTGGTGGAATTACATTTACATCAATAAGATATTCTCCATCTTCTAAAATATTCTGTAAATTTACTGTTCCTATAATCCTGGAGGCAGTGATATTTTCTATAATATTCTGTGGGCCTTTAATTCCTACACTAACCCTTTCTCTGATTTCTTTAATAGATAGACTATTTCTTAAGTTGATTGGAATAACCTCAATGTCATAATATTTTTCTGACATAATGTTATATTCGCTTGAAATATAAAACCATAAAATAACAGCCATAAATAAAGCTAATATTTTAATATCAAGATTGTTTGTTATCCATTTTTGTATTTTGTTCATTTCTTATTGTCTGCCTTCTTGGCAATATTAAATATTTTCATACTCTTTGGTCGATATAAGTTATGTAAAAATTTTTTCAACAATTCTGGCCTTAAAGGCCTGGTTAATCTACCATCAATAGCTACAGATATTGTTCCTTTTTCTTCTGAAATTACTATTATTAGTGAATCCGATATTTCACTTAGTCCAATAGCTGCACGATGGCGTGTACCTAATGATTTCTTTATATCGGTTCTTTTAGTTAATGGTAAAATACAATTAGCACCAGTTATGCGATTGTTTCTAATAATAACAGCTCCATCATGTAAAGGAGAATTTGGTAAAAAAATGGAATACAATAATTCTGAAGAAAATTCACTATTTAATATAATTCCTGTTTCTAAAATATCCTGAAGGCCAACATCTCTTTCTAGGACGATTAAAGCTCCAATTTTTTCAGCAGATAACATCGGTGCTACCATTACAATACCATTAATAAGTTCTTCCCATTTTTTGATTTCTTCTCCCTGAGAAAACAGAGGGAAATTTATTAAAAAACCACCTTTCCCCATTTTTAATAATAGGCGCCTTAATTCGGGCTGGAATATAATTGGAATAGCTACAACTAACATAGCCATTAGCCCCTTGATCAACCAATTTATGGTTCTTAGTCTAAGCCAATTAGATATAAATGAAAAAATAAAAAGGATTAAGAACCCTTTTATAATTTGAGCAGCGGGAGTATCTTTAATTAAGAGCAGTATATTGTATAAAATAATTGCAATAAGGACAATATCTAAAATATCTAATAAAGAAATATTCTGAGGCATTTGAGTATTCCCTTACTCTAACATTAAATAAAAAAGCCATCATCATTTATTATATTTTAACAAATAAATAACGATGAAGGCTATTTTTATTATAGAAAAATAAAAAAAATATAATATATCAATCTAAGGGGTGAGTTTAAATTAACGTTTGGAGAACTGGTATCGAGCTCGAGCACCTCTTTGACCATATTTCTTTCTTTCTTTCATTCTAGCATCACGTTCTAACATCTTTTCTTTCTTTAATACACTTCTTAAAGAATGATCAGATTCAACCAACGCTCTTGCAATGCCGTGCTTTATAGCCCCAGATTGACCTGAAATACCTCCACCAGATACCTTAACCTTTATATCAAATTCATTAAGTTTTTGCACCAATCTTAGTGGTTCTTCAACTTCTAAGATATTTGATTGATTTTTTAAATATTCCTTATAAGAAATATTATTAATAACAATATCTCCCTTCCCAGGTGACACCCAAACTTTGGCAACAGATGTCTTTCTTCTTCCAGTTCCATAAAATCGACTAACTGTCAAGTATTGATCCTCCTTCTTGTTTAATTCAGTATCTCAATGCTTTGAGCAATATGTGGATGCTTATCACCACTGTATATTTTAAGTCTTTTTATTAATTTCTGACTTAACTTATTATCAGGAAGCATTCCTTTAACAGCTTTTTTAATAACAAAATCGGGTTTCTTTTTTATCAATTCTGCATAGGGAATTTCTTTTAAGGAGCCAGGATAATGGGTATGATAACGATATATTTTTTGTTCTTCTTTTTTGCCTGTTAACTTAATTTTTTCAGCATTGATAACAATAACATAATTACCTAAATCAATTGACCTGTCAAAATTAACTCTGTTTTTACCTCTGAGTAATGTTGCTATTTCAGTAGCTAACCTTCCCAATATTTTTCCATTTGCATCAACTAAATGCCAATTTCTATCAATATTTCCCCTTTTTTCTCTATCAGTATCCATTTTACCTCCATCTGCTGCTAACCAAAATATATAGTATAAAACAACGTATAGATTTTAATATAATTAACACTCAATGTCAAGATAAATCAAAATAAAATAATAATTTCCTGTTTTATTAATACTTTACTTTCAATAAATACAAGCCATTAGGTGGAACAACCTGCCCAATATTTTTCATATTACTATTTTCTAATATTTCCAGAATCTCTTCTGGTTCTTTATTCTTAATAGAGAAATCGATTAAAGTTCCTA
Protein-coding sequences here:
- a CDS encoding CdaR family protein, coding for MNKIQKWITNNLDIKILALFMAVILWFYISSEYNIMSEKYYDIEVIPINLRNSLSIKEIRERVSVGIKGPQNIIENITASRIIGTVNLQNILEDGEYLIDVNVIPPRNTEIVKIIPADVRIILEKIISKEYLIEYNLIGLPERGYSLKDEPEIIPKNVFITVPESIHKIIDQVRIDIDISAINKNINREENVIVYAKDNAVLNNLKINPEKVFVSIQVREGYPEKILEIKPRIIGKPAPGFYISKIEANPNSFNIYGEYTKIINIDFLETIPIDVNGISKTLTVKVPPIMTEGIYLAENQETLVEVQIQVEEREEEKIFQNIKIEPREASPFINFQLIPETADVTISGKTNIIKNIKEEDIKIFVNLSDIGIETAQVQAEIPSDVNLVSIIPKDVSISIKK
- the cdaA gene encoding diadenylate cyclase CdaA translates to MPQNISLLDILDIVLIAIILYNILLLIKDTPAAQIIKGFLILFIFSFISNWLRLRTINWLIKGLMAMLVVAIPIIFQPELRRLLLKMGKGGFLINFPLFSQGEEIKKWEELINGIVMVAPMLSAEKIGALIVLERDVGLQDILETGIILNSEFSSELLYSIFLPNSPLHDGAVIIRNNRITGANCILPLTKRTDIKKSLGTRHRAAIGLSEISDSLIIVISEEKGTISVAIDGRLTRPLRPELLKKFLHNLYRPKSMKIFNIAKKADNKK
- the rpsI gene encoding 30S ribosomal protein S9 yields the protein MTVSRFYGTGRRKTSVAKVWVSPGKGDIVINNISYKEYLKNQSNILEVEEPLRLVQKLNEFDIKVKVSGGGISGQSGAIKHGIARALVESDHSLRSVLKKEKMLERDARMKERKKYGQRGARARYQFSKR
- the rplM gene encoding 50S ribosomal protein L13 codes for the protein MDTDREKRGNIDRNWHLVDANGKILGRLATEIATLLRGKNRVNFDRSIDLGNYVIVINAEKIKLTGKKEEQKIYRYHTHYPGSLKEIPYAELIKKKPDFVIKKAVKGMLPDNKLSQKLIKRLKIYSGDKHPHIAQSIEILN